The proteins below are encoded in one region of Mesoplasma melaleucae:
- the secE gene encoding preprotein translocase subunit SecE, giving the protein MAKKKDKDIIVEQVVEPIEPIEIIELVEHVETKKAKKQKIKISKETKKSIKVKKQKEKKNFKLAMKELPIKIVKEINKIKWSGWDNLKKKYIIVLLFMIFFAVLFFCIGLGIEAIFRLIKVY; this is encoded by the coding sequence ATGGCAAAGAAAAAAGATAAAGACATAATTGTTGAACAAGTAGTTGAACCAATTGAACCAATTGAAATAATTGAACTTGTTGAACATGTAGAAACAAAAAAAGCTAAAAAACAAAAAATTAAAATTTCTAAAGAAACTAAAAAATCAATTAAAGTTAAAAAACAAAAAGAAAAGAAAAATTTTAAATTGGCAATGAAAGAATTGCCAATTAAAATAGTAAAAGAAATAAATAAAATCAAATGATCGGGTTGAGACAATTTAAAGAAAAAATACATAATAGTGTTATTATTTATGATATTTTTCGCTGTCTTATTCTTCTGCATTGGATTAGGTATAGAAGCAATATTTAGATTAATTAAAGTTTATTAA
- the nusG gene encoding transcription termination/antitermination protein NusG gives MNKEEILKLEAEILSSKGQWFVVNSQTGHEEKVLNDLKNKIKAEKMEDQVFDIKISKGWVLTKAGKEKEKNLFPGYLFINMIMSEESWFVVRNTPGVTGFIGSSGRGAKPFPLTVDEVVEMLIPKTEVIKEETQTENEAVAKKPLFTAPFEIGDFVRVKEGINAGEEGEVSSMDFEKGVAVVLIEMFGRYTNLEIAFDSVEPVKEY, from the coding sequence ATGAATAAAGAAGAAATATTAAAATTAGAGGCCGAGATATTATCATCAAAAGGACAATGATTTGTTGTTAACTCTCAAACAGGACATGAAGAAAAAGTTTTAAATGATTTAAAAAATAAAATTAAAGCTGAAAAAATGGAAGATCAAGTTTTTGATATTAAAATTTCAAAAGGATGAGTTTTAACTAAAGCTGGAAAAGAAAAAGAAAAAAACTTATTCCCAGGATACTTATTTATTAACATGATTATGTCTGAAGAGTCATGATTTGTTGTTCGTAATACTCCAGGAGTTACTGGATTTATTGGTTCATCAGGACGTGGTGCAAAACCATTTCCATTAACAGTTGATGAAGTTGTTGAAATGTTAATTCCAAAAACTGAAGTAATTAAAGAAGAAACACAAACTGAAAATGAAGCAGTTGCGAAAAAACCTTTATTCACTGCACCATTTGAAATTGGTGACTTTGTAAGAGTTAAAGAAGGAATCAATGCTGGTGAAGAAGGCGAAGTAAGTTCAATGGACTTTGAAAAAGGTGTTGCTGTTGTACTTATTGAAATGTTTGGTAGATATACAAACTTAGAAATCGCTTTTGATAGCGTAGAACCTGTTAAAGAATATTAA